In Ferribacterium limneticum, a genomic segment contains:
- a CDS encoding 3-oxoadipyl-CoA thiolase — protein sequence MLDAYIYAGLRSPIGRHGGALASVRPDDLAATVMRELVARSGFSPNKIEDVILGCASQSGEDSRNVARHATLLAGFPATTPGQTVNRLCGSGLAAVIESARAVTCGEGELYVAGGVESMSRAPFVVAKAETPYSRDFKVFDATIGVRFPNVRLTDQYGNHSMPETADNVAAELDIDREACDFYAAKSQAQYANAKASGFYSDEILPIEVPTGRKTPPLIVSEDEHPRPESTFDALSKLKPLFAGGVVTAGNASGINDGAAAVLVGSARAGERAGVAPMARILSSAVAGVAPRIMGIGPAYAIPKALERAGLSLGDMDVIEINEAFASQVLGCLRLLNVSFDDARVNPNGGAIALGHPLGASGARIAFSATRELQRCHGRYAVVSLCIGVGQGIAMVIERM from the coding sequence ATGCTTGATGCCTATATTTATGCAGGTTTGAGGTCTCCAATTGGTCGGCATGGGGGGGCGCTTGCTAGCGTTCGCCCAGATGACTTGGCAGCAACGGTGATGAGGGAATTGGTGGCGCGCTCAGGGTTCTCGCCCAACAAGATCGAGGACGTCATTCTCGGCTGCGCCTCTCAATCCGGAGAGGATAGCCGGAACGTTGCGCGGCACGCCACATTGTTGGCGGGCTTTCCTGCAACCACACCTGGACAAACGGTAAATCGGCTATGCGGAAGCGGCTTGGCGGCTGTGATAGAAAGTGCTCGCGCTGTTACTTGCGGTGAAGGGGAACTCTATGTTGCCGGTGGTGTGGAGAGCATGAGTCGGGCACCGTTTGTAGTTGCTAAGGCAGAGACTCCATACAGCCGTGATTTCAAGGTTTTCGACGCAACCATCGGTGTGCGCTTTCCGAATGTGCGCCTTACGGATCAGTATGGCAACCATTCAATGCCGGAGACGGCTGATAACGTCGCGGCAGAATTGGACATTGATCGCGAAGCATGTGATTTCTATGCAGCGAAATCTCAAGCTCAGTATGCAAACGCCAAAGCAAGTGGTTTTTATTCGGACGAGATCCTTCCTATCGAGGTGCCCACGGGGCGCAAAACGCCTCCTCTTATTGTTAGCGAAGACGAGCATCCTCGACCAGAATCAACGTTCGATGCCCTCTCCAAGTTAAAGCCTCTCTTCGCCGGCGGTGTGGTGACGGCTGGGAATGCGTCTGGGATCAACGATGGCGCAGCGGCTGTATTGGTGGGCAGCGCGCGCGCCGGAGAACGTGCCGGCGTAGCGCCGATGGCGCGCATCCTCTCAAGTGCAGTGGCCGGTGTTGCCCCGAGGATCATGGGCATCGGGCCCGCATATGCAATACCCAAAGCGCTTGAACGTGCAGGCCTTTCGCTTGGCGACATGGATGTCATTGAAATCAACGAGGCTTTTGCATCCCAAGTGCTTGGTTGTTTGCGGCTATTAAACGTTTCCTTTGACGATGCCAGAGTGAATCCGAACGGTGGTGCGATTGCGTTGGGTCACCCGCTCGGCGCCTCAGGGGCAAGGATTGCCTTCAGCGCAACGCGGGAATTGCAACGTTGTCATGGACGTTACGCCGTCGTTAGCTTGTGTATTGGCGTCGGCCAGGGGA
- a CDS encoding 3-hydroxyacyl-CoA dehydrogenase, whose amino-acid sequence MKMFDASRNDLCLGIVGAGLMGRGMAQIAAQAGIQVVLFDNSPETAETARLTIAEVLGKLSAKGKIDYLEASAAAARITVADSLTKFERCHVVIEAIIENLDAKRELFRRLEEVVSDTCLLATNTSSLSVTEIAATCKLPGRLGGFHFFNPVPVMKVVEVIDGVRSESWVGSALGELAVRFGHTPVRAKDSPGFIVNHAGRGFLTEALRIVGEGIADFSQVDGILRGAGFKLGPFELLDLTGLDVSYPVMEAIYNQYYQEPRYRPSLIARQRLVAGLLGRKTGQGFYKYADGKKLIESPEEVPDAAVVMKPIWVGSSNSPFREEVIRLIEAKGALVDKGERPTAESICIVLPIGLDVTTAALSEKLDPAKTIGIDPLHLDGQVTLMKTPVTAADVSLAVRSIFASNGTSPICIHDSPGFVAQRVKAMIVNIGCDMAQQRIATPSDIDRAVTLGLGYPMGPLTMGDSMGAKVVLQILEELNDFYRDPRYRPSPWLIRRARLGVSLLTPEN is encoded by the coding sequence ATGAAGATGTTCGATGCTTCTCGTAATGATCTTTGTCTCGGGATCGTTGGCGCAGGTTTGATGGGCCGTGGGATGGCTCAAATTGCTGCACAAGCCGGAATTCAGGTCGTGCTGTTTGATAACAGTCCAGAGACTGCGGAAACGGCTCGACTGACAATCGCCGAGGTATTGGGAAAGTTAAGTGCCAAGGGGAAAATCGATTACCTCGAGGCATCCGCTGCAGCAGCACGCATTACGGTTGCTGACAGCCTGACAAAATTCGAGCGTTGCCACGTGGTCATTGAGGCCATCATCGAGAATCTGGATGCCAAGCGGGAACTCTTTCGTCGGCTTGAGGAGGTGGTTTCAGATACTTGTCTTTTGGCAACAAATACCTCGTCGCTCTCCGTCACCGAAATCGCCGCCACTTGCAAACTCCCCGGACGTTTAGGTGGCTTCCACTTCTTTAATCCCGTTCCTGTCATGAAAGTCGTCGAGGTGATTGATGGCGTTCGCAGCGAATCGTGGGTTGGCAGCGCGCTGGGGGAATTGGCCGTGCGTTTCGGTCACACACCGGTACGGGCGAAGGATTCTCCTGGCTTCATTGTCAACCACGCTGGGCGAGGTTTTCTGACTGAGGCGCTACGGATTGTCGGCGAGGGCATTGCTGATTTCAGCCAGGTTGACGGCATTCTTCGTGGAGCTGGCTTCAAACTTGGACCTTTCGAACTTCTCGATCTGACGGGTCTTGATGTGTCGTATCCGGTGATGGAGGCAATTTACAACCAGTACTACCAGGAGCCACGCTACCGGCCTTCGTTGATCGCCCGCCAGCGTCTTGTTGCGGGGTTGCTGGGACGAAAGACGGGCCAAGGCTTTTACAAATATGCAGATGGAAAAAAGCTGATTGAGTCTCCGGAAGAAGTGCCTGACGCAGCTGTGGTTATGAAACCCATTTGGGTGGGGTCCAGCAATTCACCTTTCCGGGAGGAGGTGATTCGTCTAATCGAGGCCAAAGGCGCATTGGTGGACAAAGGCGAACGGCCAACTGCAGAGTCAATTTGCATAGTTCTCCCGATCGGGCTCGATGTGACAACTGCTGCACTGTCTGAAAAGCTTGATCCTGCCAAAACGATCGGAATTGACCCGCTACATCTTGACGGCCAAGTAACATTGATGAAAACGCCCGTAACTGCAGCCGATGTGTCCCTGGCAGTACGGTCAATTTTTGCGAGTAATGGCACTTCACCTATATGTATCCACGATAGCCCTGGATTCGTAGCGCAGCGAGTGAAGGCAATGATTGTCAATATCGGCTGCGATATGGCACAGCAGCGAATTGCTACGCCATCTGATATCGATCGCGCCGTTACGCTCGGCCTCGGCTATCCAATGGGGCCGCTCACAATGGGCGATTCAATGGGCGCCAAAGTGGTACTTCAGATATTGGAGGAACTCAACGATTTCTATCGAGATCCTCGTTATCGGCCGAGTCCCTGGCTTATCCGTCGGGCTCGCCTCGGGGTGTCGCTGCTGACTCCGGAAAACTAA
- a CDS encoding enoyl-CoA hydratase codes for MKEVLVERPTKEVALLRINRPDARNALNQEVRSQLASHFHELGQASDVRAIVLTGGDDVFAAGADIRAMVDCGSIEMMLRNTQRMWQMITACPKPIIAAVNGFAWGGGCELAMHADIIIAGETASFAQPEVKVGIMPGAGGTQRLLRAVGKFKALKMLLTGLPVSAQEASDMGLVSEVVADGIVQERAIEIATLIAALPPLAIAQIKEVAIAGMDASLETALMLERKAFQLLFASRDKSEGMQAFLEKRKPDFHGV; via the coding sequence ATGAAAGAAGTCTTGGTCGAGCGACCGACAAAAGAAGTCGCATTACTACGGATTAATCGTCCGGATGCCAGAAATGCTTTGAACCAAGAGGTTCGTAGCCAACTGGCCAGTCATTTTCATGAGCTGGGCCAAGCCAGCGATGTTCGAGCGATTGTATTGACGGGTGGCGATGATGTCTTCGCGGCCGGCGCCGATATTCGGGCCATGGTTGATTGTGGTTCCATTGAAATGATGCTGAGAAATACGCAGCGGATGTGGCAAATGATCACCGCTTGTCCCAAGCCGATTATTGCTGCTGTTAACGGTTTCGCTTGGGGCGGTGGCTGTGAACTGGCCATGCATGCGGACATCATCATTGCCGGCGAAACTGCTTCTTTTGCCCAGCCTGAAGTAAAGGTCGGGATTATGCCTGGAGCAGGTGGAACACAACGTTTGCTTCGTGCCGTGGGAAAGTTCAAGGCGCTGAAGATGCTCTTGACCGGGCTGCCCGTATCTGCACAAGAAGCTTCGGATATGGGTTTGGTAAGCGAAGTGGTAGCCGACGGCATCGTTCAAGAACGGGCCATCGAAATTGCCACCCTAATTGCAGCGCTTCCGCCCCTGGCCATTGCACAAATCAAGGAAGTGGCAATCGCGGGGATGGATGCATCACTGGAAACTGCGTTGATGCTCGAGCGGAAAGCTTTTCAACTTTTGTTCGCCAGTCGCGACAAGAGTGAGGGAATGCAGGCTTTTCTTGAAAAGCGCAAACCGGATTTTCATGGAGTATGA
- a CDS encoding HpcH/HpaI aldolase family protein: MNTTTPVNSFKQALREKRAQIGFWLTLGDSTSAEICASAGFDWLLIDGEHVPHSLQSVLDQLRSIAGYPETHAIARVPSSDPILIKQYLDLGVQTLLVPMVESADEAASIVKACRYPPSGSRGIGGARAARWGHFPKYLHEADDQIAVIVQVESQQGLDNLDEIVQTEGIDGVFIGPADLSASLGYLGQPGHPEVQRQIREAVDRISAAGKAPGILTRDLGLARAYLERGVLMLAVGLDAHLLAAETRGLVNSFKANG; this comes from the coding sequence ATGAACACCACCACACCTGTGAATAGTTTTAAACAAGCCTTAAGGGAAAAGCGCGCACAAATCGGCTTTTGGCTGACCCTTGGTGACTCGACCAGTGCAGAGATTTGTGCAAGCGCAGGATTCGACTGGTTGCTGATTGATGGGGAACACGTTCCTCATTCGCTACAAAGCGTACTTGATCAATTGCGTTCGATTGCCGGCTACCCGGAAACTCATGCGATCGCCCGAGTTCCGTCGTCCGATCCCATATTGATCAAGCAGTATCTCGACCTCGGGGTTCAAACCTTGCTGGTGCCAATGGTTGAGAGCGCGGACGAAGCTGCATCGATCGTAAAAGCTTGTCGCTACCCTCCCTCCGGGAGTCGGGGAATTGGTGGAGCGCGTGCAGCGCGCTGGGGGCATTTTCCTAAATATCTCCACGAAGCAGATGACCAGATAGCGGTAATCGTGCAGGTGGAAAGCCAACAAGGTTTAGACAATCTTGACGAAATCGTTCAAACCGAAGGTATAGACGGCGTCTTCATCGGACCAGCCGACCTGTCGGCATCGCTTGGCTACCTCGGGCAACCTGGGCATCCGGAGGTCCAGCGCCAGATTAGGGAGGCAGTTGATCGTATCAGCGCAGCCGGCAAGGCCCCCGGGATACTGACTCGCGACCTGGGTCTTGCTCGCGCATATTTGGAGCGGGGTGTGCTGATGCTCGCTGTAGGTCTCGACGCACACCTTCTGGCTGCGGAGACGCGGGGATTGGTCAATTCCTTCAAGGCGAACGGCTGA
- the hpaH gene encoding 2-oxo-hept-4-ene-1,7-dioate hydratase, translating into MLDDVTIRQLAAELHEAERTRVQISQLSLRYPEIQFEDSYRIQREWMRIKLAEGARPIGRKIGMTSRAMQQVANMTEPDYGLLLDHMLIPEGSAIAADRFIQPWVEVELAFILKRELRGPNVTIFDVLDATDWVVPALEIIDARIQRIDPGTGAQRRILDTIADNAANGGIVMGARPIRPDAMDLRWIGGLLYKNGVIEETGLAAGVLNHPANGIAWLARQLSKWDESLAAGDIVLAGSFTRIVPASHGDQFAADYGPLGSINIRFE; encoded by the coding sequence ATGCTAGACGACGTCACTATCCGACAGCTTGCTGCCGAATTGCATGAAGCAGAACGCACTCGGGTTCAGATATCGCAGTTGTCGCTGCGATATCCTGAAATCCAATTCGAGGATAGCTATCGGATTCAGCGCGAGTGGATGCGTATCAAACTGGCAGAAGGGGCTAGGCCCATCGGCAGGAAGATCGGGATGACGTCGCGTGCCATGCAACAAGTGGCGAACATGACTGAGCCTGATTACGGCTTATTACTTGACCACATGCTGATACCCGAGGGCAGTGCAATTGCAGCTGATCGCTTCATTCAGCCATGGGTAGAGGTCGAGTTGGCATTTATTCTAAAGCGCGAACTGCGCGGGCCGAATGTGACAATTTTTGATGTGTTGGACGCGACCGATTGGGTGGTTCCAGCTCTTGAGATCATTGATGCGCGGATACAGCGTATCGATCCGGGTACCGGGGCACAGAGGCGCATCCTCGATACGATCGCTGACAATGCTGCAAACGGTGGAATTGTCATGGGCGCGAGACCAATTCGTCCAGATGCAATGGATCTGCGTTGGATCGGTGGACTGCTCTACAAGAATGGTGTGATTGAGGAAACCGGCCTGGCGGCGGGGGTTCTTAATCATCCTGCCAATGGGATCGCCTGGCTTGCGCGTCAGCTTAGCAAATGGGATGAATCCCTGGCAGCAGGAGACATCGTGCTCGCCGGCTCGTTCACGCGGATCGTTCCAGCAAGTCATGGCGATCAGTTCGCCGCTGATTACGGACCGCTTGGCTCAATAAACATTCGTTTTGAATAA
- a CDS encoding alpha/beta fold hydrolase, translating into MTYKLIEERIPSGQFTSHVMMAGDPKNPPLILMHGAGPGASASSNWRHCFPELAKDFYVIAPDMIGFGKSDVPDPLPPHSVTWMGMRVEQVFGLMDHLGIQKANILGNSMGGAVTLQLLVEAPERFEKAMMMGPAGAQMSRTPEMARLLSFYADPRLARYREIITSFVYDPQALPNLEQIIEERFRIAVDPEVRRVQEVMFESMKTGMDALVMSPTSLSRIPHEVALVHGRHDRIVPLEASLYLLQHLKRAELHVLDRCGHWAQIQRWDAMLPLIRMHFLKD; encoded by the coding sequence ATGACCTACAAACTAATCGAAGAACGCATTCCATCTGGGCAGTTCACTAGTCACGTGATGATGGCAGGCGATCCAAAGAATCCCCCGTTGATCCTGATGCATGGTGCCGGCCCAGGCGCCAGTGCTTCGTCCAATTGGCGGCACTGTTTTCCTGAACTCGCAAAGGACTTTTACGTCATTGCGCCAGACATGATTGGCTTCGGCAAGAGCGACGTTCCGGATCCCCTTCCGCCGCATAGCGTGACCTGGATGGGAATGCGCGTAGAGCAAGTATTTGGTCTGATGGACCATCTGGGGATTCAAAAGGCAAACATCCTCGGCAACTCGATGGGCGGCGCTGTCACGTTGCAGCTCCTGGTTGAGGCCCCCGAGAGATTCGAGAAAGCGATGATGATGGGCCCTGCTGGTGCCCAGATGAGCCGTACCCCGGAAATGGCACGGCTGCTTTCCTTTTACGCCGATCCGCGGCTGGCCCGTTATCGCGAAATCATTACCAGCTTTGTCTACGATCCACAGGCTTTGCCCAACCTCGAGCAGATTATCGAAGAACGATTCCGTATCGCCGTCGATCCTGAGGTGCGTCGCGTCCAGGAAGTCATGTTTGAGTCTATGAAGACGGGCATGGATGCGCTTGTGATGTCCCCAACATCATTGTCCCGAATTCCCCATGAAGTGGCGCTGGTACATGGTCGCCATGATCGCATCGTGCCGCTGGAGGCCAGCCTGTATCTGTTACAGCACCTCAAGCGTGCAGAACTCCACGTTCTGGATCGATGCGGTCACTGGGCCCAGATTCAACGTTGGGATGCGATGTTGCCCCTGATTCGGATGCACTTTTTAAAAGATTGA